From a region of the Piliocolobus tephrosceles isolate RC106 unplaced genomic scaffold, ASM277652v3 unscaffolded_23035, whole genome shotgun sequence genome:
- the LOC113221298 gene encoding keratin-associated protein 9-2 isoform X1 has product MTNCCSPCCQPTCCRTTCCRTTCWKPTTVTTCSSTPCCQPSCCVSSCCQPCCRPICCQNTCCQPTCVTNCCQPSCCSSPCCQPTGCGSSCCDQTSCGSSCGQTSSCAPVYCRRTCYHPTCVCLPGCLNQSCGSSCCQPCCRPACCETTCCRTTCFQPTCVSSCCQPSCC; this is encoded by the exons ATGACCAACTGTTGCTCCCCTTGCTGTCAGCCTACGTGTTGCAGGACCACCTGCTGCAGGACCACCTGCTGGAAGCCCACCACTGTGACCACCTGCAGCAGCACACCCTGCTGCCAGCCCTCCTGCTGTGTGTCCAGCTGTTGCCAACCTTGCTGCCGCCCAATTTGTTGTCAAAACACCTGCTGCCAGCCCACCTGTGTGACCAACTGCTGCCAGCCTTCCTGCTGCAGCTCACC CTGCTGTCAGCCCACCGGCTGTGGGTCCAGCTGCTGTGACCAAACCAGCTGTGGGTCCAGCTGTGGCCAGACCAGCTCCTGTGCACCTGTCTACTGCAGAAGAACCTGCTACCACCCCACATGTGTCTGCCTGCCTGGTTGCCTAAACCAGAGCTGTGGATCCAGCTGTTGCCAGCCCTGCTGCCGCCCAGCCTGCTGTGAGACCACCTGCTGCAGGACCACTTGCTTCCAGCCCACCTGTGTGTCCAGCTGCTGCCAGCCTTCTTGCTGCTGA
- the LOC113221298 gene encoding keratin-associated protein 9-2 isoform X2, with amino-acid sequence MTNCCSPCCQPTCCRTTCCRTTCWKPTTVTTCSSTPCCQPSCCVSSCCQPCCRPICCQNTCCQPTCVTNCCQPSCCSSPCCQPSCCVCGSSCGQTSSCAPVYCRRTCYHPTCVCLPGCLNQSCGSSCCQPCCRPACCETTCCRTTCFQPTCVSSCCQPSCC; translated from the exons ATGACCAACTGTTGCTCCCCTTGCTGTCAGCCTACGTGTTGCAGGACCACCTGCTGCAGGACCACCTGCTGGAAGCCCACCACTGTGACCACCTGCAGCAGCACACCCTGCTGCCAGCCCTCCTGCTGTGTGTCCAGCTGTTGCCAACCTTGCTGCCGCCCAATTTGTTGTCAAAACACCTGCTGCCAGCCCACCTGTGTGACCAACTGCTGCCAGCCTTCCTGCTGCAGCTCACCGTGCTGCCAGCCCTCCTGCTGTGT CTGTGGGTCCAGCTGTGGCCAGACCAGCTCCTGTGCACCTGTCTACTGCAGAAGAACCTGCTACCACCCCACATGTGTCTGCCTGCCTGGTTGCCTAAACCAGAGCTGTGGATCCAGCTGTTGCCAGCCCTGCTGCCGCCCAGCCTGCTGTGAGACCACCTGCTGCAGGACCACTTGCTTCCAGCCCACCTGTGTGTCCAGCTGCTGCCAGCCTTCTTGCTGCTGA